A region of Carassius gibelio isolate Cgi1373 ecotype wild population from Czech Republic chromosome B11, carGib1.2-hapl.c, whole genome shotgun sequence DNA encodes the following proteins:
- the LOC127967774 gene encoding adhesion G protein-coupled receptor L4, whose protein sequence is MEFFHSSPIKLLLFAAWLSSVLDPCIFGDFCGSCHQNASCMPVNNSKNACFCKQGFTGDGIHNCQDDDECEKVTGICGPKAKCHNTVGNYYCTCSSGFTANGKEKFQTNDGSYCKDIDECMDAGRCGPFSKCHNTKGSFICSCKRGYTSPAGPWFKPKNGMDCRENPQKHCHQDPRCIEDAARNTLEGMINLSTPERLKEIRHQTSADLSPVLLISYIKAMASHELSSGDESQHPEEHVNETITNLIFSVNNLVEKDEKVEWDKINEDLRNYYVTKLLHTAEKETLALSAGYTHTTQMQVDAGEVEMKLYTFEPHQAHKQPVSTNIQGNSISLTPKNSKEKNNNGSTSIVFLIYNNIGDLLKPANDPGVADYSRYAAAGEITVNSPVIAVAISNSKTFALNNITFILKHTQEIDPALDETKCAFWEYSQSMMGHWSLDGCSRTHVNGTHTSCSCNHLTHFAILMSSAQANLLAHYNVLTRITQLGMVISIICLSMCIFTFWFFRDIQNTRTTIHKNLCCSLFMAQFIFLIGINKIAHKWFCSLIAGLLHYFFLAAFAWMCIEGIHLYLIVVGVIYNKGFLHRHFYLFGYGSPAVVVAISATLGHKYYGTSTVCWLSTENNFIWSFIGPACLIILVNLLAFAVIIFKVYRHTSVKKPEISHYENIRSCARGAIALFFVLGVTWTLGVIHILNETTLTAYLFTFANVFQGMFIFIFLCILSRRIQEEYYRLFKNIPCCFECLR, encoded by the exons ATGACGATGAGTGTGAGAAAGTAACCGGAATATGTGGCCCAAAAGCCAAATGCCACAACACTGTTGGAAATTACTACTGTACCTGTTCGTCTGGATTCACTGCAAACGGAAAGGAGAAATTTCAAACTAATGATGGGAGCTACTGTAAAG ATATTGATGAGTGTATGGATGCTGGTAGATGTGGACCATTTTCTAAATGCCACAACACTAAAGGCTCCTTCATCTGCTCATGTAAAAGAGGTTATACGTCCCCAGCAGGGCCCTGGTTTAAGCCTAAAAATGGGATGGACTGCAGAG AGAACCCACAGAAGCACTGCCATCAGGATCCCAGATGTATCGAAGACGCTGCTAGAAACACACTGGAAGGA ATGATTAATCTGTCAACCCCAGAGCGTCTGAAAGAGATAAGACATCAAACATCAGCTGACCTCTCTCCTGTTCTCCTCATATCATACATCAAGGCCATGGCCAGCCATGAACTAAGTTCTGGAGATGAGTCTCAACATCCTGAGGAACACGTCAATGAAACCATCACG AATCTGATTTTCAGTGTGAATAACTTAGTCGAGAAGGATGAAAAGGTGGAATGGGACAAGATAAATGAGGATTTGAGGAACTATTATGTCACCAAACTCCTTCACACAGCAGAGAAGGAAACACTGGCGCTGTCTGCTGGATACACACACACGACGCAGATGCAGGTGGATGCTGGTGAAGTAG AAATGAAACTATACACATTTGAACCCCACCAAGCACATAAGCAACCAGTTTCAACAAACATCCAGGGAAACTCCATTTCGCTGACCCCTAAGAActcaaaagagaaaaacaataacG GCAGCACCTCCATTGTATTTCTCATTTATAACAATATTGGGGATCTTTTAAAGCCCGCTAATGACCCTGGTGTGGCCGATTACTCTCGCTATGCAGCAGCGGGTGAAATTACAGTTAATTCACCAGTAATAGCGGTGGCTATCAGTAACTCAAAGACATTCGCACTGAACAATATCACCTTcattctcaaacacacacag GAGATAGATCCTGCCCTTGATGAGACTAAGTGTGCATTTTGGGAGTATTCCCAGAGCATGATGGGACACTGGAGTTTGGACGGCTGTTCACGGACTCATGTGAATGGCACACACACTTCATGTTCCTGTAATCACCTGACACACTTCGCTATTCTCATGTCCTCTGCTCAAGCCAAT TTGCTTGCACACTATAATGTTCTGACGAGAATAACACAGCTGGGAATGGTGATCTCCATCATTTGCCTGTCCATGTGTATCTTCACCTTCTGGTTCTTCCGAGACATCCAGAACACCAGAACCACGATCCACAAGAACCTGTGCTGCAGCCTCTTTATGGCCCAGTTCATCTTCCTTATTGGAATTAACAAGATTGCACATAAG TGGTTCTGTTCTCTTATCGCTGGCCTGCTGCACTATTTCTTTTTGGCTGCATTTGCTTGGATGTGTATAGAGGGCATCCATTTATATCTCATTGTTGTCGGGGTCATCTATAACAAAGGCTTTCTCCACCGTCACTTCTACTTATTTGGTTATGGGAGTCCTGCCGTGGTTGTTGCAATATCTGCAACTCTTGGTCATAAATATTATGGCACCAGTACTGT GTGTTGGCTAAGCACTGAAAATAACTTCATCTGGAGTTTCATAGGACCAGCCTGTCTGATCATTCTC GTTAATCTGCTGGCATTTGCTGTGATCATCTTTAAGGTTTATCGTCACACTTCAGTAAAGAAACCTGAAATCAGTCACTATGAAAATATCAG GTCTTGTGCAAGAGGAGCCATCGCTCTGTTCTTTGTTCTTGGAGTTACCTGGACACTTGGTGTCATACACATCTTAAATGAGACTACCCTCACAGCGTATCTCTTTACATTCGCCAATGTGTTCCAGGGGATGTTCATTTTCATATTCCTTTGCATTCTATCCAGAAGG ATTCAAGAGGAGTACTACAGATTATTCAAGAATATTCCATGTTGTTTTGAGTGTCTGCGATGA